Proteins encoded within one genomic window of Lactococcus garvieae:
- a CDS encoding KUP/HAK/KT family potassium transporter translates to MGYSSEKSFNKATSAGFIIALGVVYGDIGTSPLYTMQSIVSGQGGLQNISENFILGAVSLVIWTLTLITTVKYVLIALRADNHQEGGIFSLFTLVRRMAKWLIVPAMIGGATLLADGALTPAVTVTSAVEGLKGVPGLGELYANQSLVVVTTLIILAFLFLIQRFGTGMVGKLFGPIMLIWFGFLATTGILNSFANLEIFKAINPYYAVHLLLSPENKAGLFILGSVFLATTGAEALYSDLGHVGRGNIYVSWPFVKLSIVLSYCGQGAWLLAHRGGDLGGMNPFFAVIPSEMMIYAVILATLASIIASQSLISGSFTLVSEAIRLKLLPMMRIYYPGKTLGQLYIPAVNLALWLATTSIVLYFRSAEHMEAAYGLAITITMLMTTILLAYYLIHKGIKKPFAYLIAAFFASIEVIFFIASAAKFVHGGYVVVIMAALIIFVMFIWFQSNKSVNKYIKSLDLNDFKGQLKELKEDKEMDLYQTNIVYMSNKMEGDFIDRSILYSILDKRPKKAEVYWFVNVKVTDEPWTSEYEVDMMGTDYIVKVHLYLGFRMKQEVPRYLRTIVKDLIKSGRLPKQEQKYTTMPGRDVGDFRFIVIEERVTYAQKLPSFDRFVLKTKANIKRYTATPDRWFGLQFSEVSLERVPLILSDVHNLSIQERPKPEEGDDVTETYK, encoded by the coding sequence ATGGGTTATTCGAGTGAAAAATCGTTTAACAAGGCTACTTCAGCGGGCTTTATTATCGCACTTGGGGTAGTTTATGGTGATATCGGTACAAGTCCGTTGTATACTATGCAATCCATTGTCTCAGGACAAGGCGGCTTGCAGAATATTTCAGAGAACTTTATCTTAGGGGCAGTTTCTCTTGTTATTTGGACGCTAACCCTGATTACTACAGTTAAATATGTTTTGATAGCTTTAAGGGCTGACAACCATCAAGAGGGCGGAATATTTTCCCTCTTCACTTTAGTCCGTCGTATGGCTAAATGGCTAATCGTACCGGCGATGATAGGGGGAGCTACTTTACTGGCAGATGGCGCGTTGACTCCAGCGGTAACAGTAACTTCAGCAGTTGAAGGTCTAAAGGGAGTCCCCGGGCTAGGAGAACTATATGCCAACCAATCATTAGTTGTGGTGACTACTTTAATTATTCTGGCCTTCCTTTTCCTCATACAAAGGTTTGGTACGGGAATGGTAGGCAAGCTTTTTGGTCCTATCATGCTGATTTGGTTTGGCTTTCTGGCAACAACAGGAATTCTGAATTCCTTTGCCAATCTTGAGATTTTCAAGGCTATTAATCCTTATTATGCTGTACATCTATTGTTAAGTCCAGAAAACAAAGCAGGCCTTTTCATTTTAGGATCGGTTTTCCTTGCTACAACAGGTGCTGAAGCCCTTTATTCAGACCTTGGCCATGTGGGACGTGGCAACATTTATGTCAGCTGGCCTTTCGTGAAGTTATCCATTGTCTTATCGTACTGTGGACAAGGTGCTTGGTTGTTAGCGCATAGAGGTGGTGACCTCGGAGGAATGAACCCTTTCTTCGCGGTTATTCCGTCAGAGATGATGATTTATGCTGTTATTCTTGCTACACTTGCGTCGATTATTGCATCACAATCATTGATTTCCGGCTCCTTTACTTTAGTTTCAGAAGCTATTCGTTTGAAACTTTTACCTATGATGCGTATTTATTATCCTGGGAAAACTCTCGGACAGCTTTACATTCCAGCAGTGAATTTGGCTTTATGGCTAGCAACCACCAGTATTGTGCTTTATTTTAGAAGTGCAGAGCACATGGAAGCCGCTTATGGTCTAGCCATTACGATTACCATGCTCATGACAACTATCCTTTTGGCTTACTACTTAATCCATAAAGGAATTAAAAAGCCTTTTGCTTACTTGATTGCAGCCTTTTTTGCAAGTATCGAAGTAATCTTCTTTATTGCTTCAGCAGCAAAATTCGTGCACGGTGGTTATGTCGTGGTTATAATGGCGGCTCTGATTATCTTTGTTATGTTTATCTGGTTCCAATCAAATAAAAGTGTTAATAAATATATCAAGTCTTTAGATCTCAATGACTTCAAAGGTCAGCTCAAGGAGCTGAAAGAAGATAAGGAGATGGACCTTTATCAAACAAATATTGTTTATATGAGCAACAAGATGGAGGGCGATTTCATTGATCGTTCTATCTTGTATTCAATTCTTGATAAACGTCCGAAGAAAGCAGAAGTATATTGGTTCGTGAATGTTAAAGTAACCGATGAGCCATGGACTTCAGAGTATGAAGTGGATATGATGGGAACTGATTATATCGTGAAGGTTCATCTTTACTTAGGTTTCCGTATGAAGCAGGAAGTTCCGCGCTATCTACGAACAATTGTGAAAGACTTGATTAAATCAGGCAGATTGCCTAAGCAGGAGCAAAAATATACCACTATGCCAGGGCGTGATGTGGGAGATTTTAGATTTATTGTGATTGAAGAGCGCGTGACCTATGCTCAAAAACTGCCAAGTTTTGACCGCTTTGTTTTGAAGACAAAAGCCAACATTAAGCGCTATACAGCTACACCTGACCGCTGGTTTGGTTTACAATTCTCGGAGGTATCGCTTGAGAGAGTTCCATTGATTTTGTCAGATGTTCACAATCTCAGCATACAGGAACGTCCAAAACCAGAAGAAGGCGATGATGTCACTGAAACATATAAATAA